The Trichosurus vulpecula isolate mTriVul1 chromosome 4, mTriVul1.pri, whole genome shotgun sequence genome contains a region encoding:
- the RABEP1 gene encoding rab GTPase-binding effector protein 1 isoform X1, producing MAQPGPGGGEAASDVSLQQRVAELEKVNAEFLRTKQQLEQEFNQKRAKFKELYLAKEEDLKRQNAVLQAAQDDLGHLRTQLWEAQAEMENIKAIATVSENTKQEAIDEVKRQWQEEVASLQAVMKETVRDYEHQFHHRLEQERTQWAQYREAAEREIADLRRRLSEEQEEENLENEMKKAQEDAEKLRSVVMPMEKEIAVLKDKLMEAEEKIKELEASKVRELNHYLEAEKSCRTDLEMYVAVLNTQKSVLQEDAEKLRKELHEVCHLLEQERQQHNQLKHTWQRANDQFLESQRLLMRDMQRLEVVLTSEQLRQVEESKKRDQEEDEQERVNQRKEPEKTDTEEEVKVPMVFALTQDEVFPHSEEEHLDSMHGSVHSLDADLLLPAGDPFSKPDSDMFKDGLRRAQSTDSLGTSGSLQSKTLGYNNKAKSAGNLDESDFGPLVGADSVSENFDTASLGSLQMPSGFMLTKDQEKAIKAMTPEQEETASLLSSVTQGVESAYVSPSGYRLVSETEWNLLQKEVQNAGNKLGRRCDMCSNYEKQLQGIQTQEAETRDQVKKLQVMLRQANDQLEKTAKDKRELEELMRQSSEESGRQISALALRTHESELVLGELQQALSQAQRSAQEQMGVLMQSREQVSEELARLQKENESLQGKHGLHLALQQAEDFVLPESAEDLQELVLKYRENMISVRTAADHVEEKLKAEILFLKEQIQAEQCLKENLEETLQLEIETCKEEIASISSLKAELERTKADKEQLESTLRESTEQLASLREMEMNLGEQLKRETVAKTNVEQLMFEEKNKAQRLQTELDVSEQVQRDFVKLSQTLQVQLERIRQADSLERIRAILNDTKLTDINQLPET from the exons AGGACCTGAAAAGACAGAATGCCGTCCTGCAGGCAGCGCAAGACGACCTTGGGCACCTCCGGACACAGCTGTGGGAAGCCCAGGCCGAGATGGAGAACATCAAGGCCATCGCCACTGTGTCAGAGAACACCAAGCAGGAAGCGATTGATGAGGTGAAGAGGCAGTGGCAAGAAGAGGTTGCCTCCCTGCAGGCTGTCATGAAAG AGACAGTTCGCGACTATGAGCACCAGTTTCACCACCGGCTAGAGCAGGAGCGAACACAGTGGGCTCAGTACAGAGAAGCTGCAGAGAGGGAGATCGCTGATTTACGCAGGCGGCTGTctgaagagcaggaggaggagaatcTGGAGAATGAGATGAAGAAG GCCCAAGAGGATGCGGAAAAACTGCGTTCTGTGGTGATGCCCATGGAGAAAGAGATAGCGGTTCTGAAGGATAAACTGatggaggcagaggagaagatTAAGGAACTGGAAGCCTCCAAG GTTAGAGAGCTGAATCACTATTTGGAAGCAGAGAAGTCTTGTAGGACTGATCTGGAGATGTATGTGGCTGTCCTGAACACCCAGAAGTCTGTCTTACAGGAAGATGCAGAGAAGCTTCGGAAAGAGCTGCATGAAG TTTGCCACCTGCTGGAGCAGGAGCGGCAGCAGCACAACCAACTCAAACATACCTGGCAGAGGGCCAACGACCAGTTCCTGGAGTCCCAGCGGTTGCTTATGAGAGATATGCAGCGCCTGGAGGTGGTGCTCACCTCGGAGCAGCTGCGGCAAGTGGAGGAGAGCAAGAAGAGAGATCAG GAGGAAGATGAACAGGAAAGAGTGAACCAGAGGAAGGAGCCTGAGAAGACGGACACGGAAGAGGAGGTCAAGGTTCCCATGGTCTTTGCTCTGACACAGGATGAGGTGTTCCCTCACTCTGAGGAG GAACATTTAGATAGTATGCATGGCTCAGTCCATTCATTAGACGCTGACTTGCTGCTACCAGCGGGCGATCCGTTCAGCAAACCAGACAGCGACATGTTTAAAGATGGACTTCGGAGGGCACAGTCCACAGACAGCCTGGGAACCTCGGGATCATTACAGTCCAAAACTTTGGGGTATAACAACAAAGCAAAGTCTGCTGGGAACCTTGATGAATCTGATTTCGGACCACTGGTGGGAGCAGATTCAGTGTCAGAGAACTTTGATACAGCCTCTCTGGGATCCCTGCAGATGCCAAGTGGGTTTATGTTGACCAAAGATCAAGAAAAGGCCATCAAGGCCATGACTCCTGAACAGGAAGAGACGGCCTCGCTCCTCTCCAGCGTCACCCAAGGGGTTGAGAGTGCATATGTGTCTCCGAGTGGCTACCGCCTCGTCAGTGAGACAGAATGGAATCTCTTGCAGAAGGAG GTACAGAACGCTGGGAACAAGCTTGGCCGGCGTTGTGACATGTGTTCCAACTATGAAAAGCAGCTGCAAGGCATCCAGACCCAGGAGGCAGAGACCAGAGACCAG GTGAAAAAGCTTCAGGTGATGCTCAGGCAAGCCAATGACCAGCTGGAGAAGACAGCCAAGGACAAGCGAGAGCTGGAAGAGCTGATGAGGCAAAGCTCGGAGGAGTCGGGGCGTCAG ATCTCGGCCCTGGCACTCAGAACCCACGAGTCAGAGCTTGTGCTGGGTGAGCTTCAGCAAGCATTGTCACAGGCGCAGAGGAGTGCACAAGAACAGATG GGGGTGCTCATGCAGTCGCGGGAGCAGGTGTCAGAGGAGCTGGCCAGGTTGCAGAAGGAGAATGAAAGCCTGCAGGGGAAACATGGCCTCCACCTGGCCTTGCAGCAGGCTGAGGATTTTGTCCTCCCGGAGTCTGCAGAG GATCTGCAGGAGCTGGTGCTGAAGTACCGGGAGAACATGATCAGCGTGAGGACGGCCGCCGACCATGTGGAAGAAAAACTGAAGGCAGAAATCCTCTTTTTAAAGGAACAGATACAAGCTGAGCAATGTTTAAAGGAAAACCTGGAGGAGACTCTGCAGCTGGAGATAGAGACTTGCAAGGAGGAAATTG CTTCCATCTCTAGCCTGAAAGCGGAGTTGGAGAGGACCAAGGCAGACAAGGAGCAG CTGGAATCCACCTTACGAGAGAGTACAGAGCAGCTCGCGAGCCTTCGGGAAATGGAGATGAATTTGGGGGAGCAGCTGAAGAGAGAAACTGTGGCCAAG ACAAATGTGGAGCAGCTGATGTTTGAGGAAAAGAACAAAGCTCAGCGTCTGCAGACAGAATTGGATGTTAGTGAACAGGTGCAGAGAGACTTTGTCAAACTGTCCCAGACTCTGCAG GTCCAGCTAGAGCGGATCCGGCAGGCAGACTCCTTGGAGAGAATCCGGGCCATCTTGAATGACACAAAACTGACAGACATTAACCAGCTTCCTGAGACATGA
- the RABEP1 gene encoding rab GTPase-binding effector protein 1 isoform X2 has product MAQPGPGGGEAASDVSLQQRVAELEKVNAEFLRTKQQLEQEFNQKRAKFKELYLAKEEDLKRQNAVLQAAQDDLGHLRTQLWEAQAEMENIKAIATVSENTKQEAIDEVKRQWQEEVASLQAVMKETVRDYEHQFHHRLEQERTQWAQYREAAEREIADLRRRLSEEQEEENLENEMKKAQEDAEKLRSVVMPMEKEIAVLKDKLMEAEEKIKELEASKVRELNHYLEAEKSCRTDLEMYVAVLNTQKSVLQEDAEKLRKELHEVCHLLEQERQQHNQLKHTWQRANDQFLESQRLLMRDMQRLEVVLTSEQLRQVEESKKRDQEEDEQERVNQRKEPEKTDTEEEVKVPMVFALTQDEVFPHSEEEHLDSMHGSVHSLDADLLLPAGDPFSKPDSDMFKDGLRRAQSTDSLGTSGSLQSKTLGYNNKAKSAGNLDESDFGPLVGADSVSENFDTASLGSLQMPSGFMLTKDQEKAIKAMTPEQEETASLLSSVTQGVESAYVSPSGYRLVSETEWNLLQKEVQNAGNKLGRRCDMCSNYEKQLQGIQTQEAETRDQVKKLQVMLRQANDQLEKTAKDKRELEELMRQSSEESGRQISALALRTHESELVLGELQQALSQAQRSAQEQMSREQVSEELARLQKENESLQGKHGLHLALQQAEDFVLPESAEDLQELVLKYRENMISVRTAADHVEEKLKAEILFLKEQIQAEQCLKENLEETLQLEIETCKEEIASISSLKAELERTKADKEQLESTLRESTEQLASLREMEMNLGEQLKRETVAKTNVEQLMFEEKNKAQRLQTELDVSEQVQRDFVKLSQTLQVQLERIRQADSLERIRAILNDTKLTDINQLPET; this is encoded by the exons AGGACCTGAAAAGACAGAATGCCGTCCTGCAGGCAGCGCAAGACGACCTTGGGCACCTCCGGACACAGCTGTGGGAAGCCCAGGCCGAGATGGAGAACATCAAGGCCATCGCCACTGTGTCAGAGAACACCAAGCAGGAAGCGATTGATGAGGTGAAGAGGCAGTGGCAAGAAGAGGTTGCCTCCCTGCAGGCTGTCATGAAAG AGACAGTTCGCGACTATGAGCACCAGTTTCACCACCGGCTAGAGCAGGAGCGAACACAGTGGGCTCAGTACAGAGAAGCTGCAGAGAGGGAGATCGCTGATTTACGCAGGCGGCTGTctgaagagcaggaggaggagaatcTGGAGAATGAGATGAAGAAG GCCCAAGAGGATGCGGAAAAACTGCGTTCTGTGGTGATGCCCATGGAGAAAGAGATAGCGGTTCTGAAGGATAAACTGatggaggcagaggagaagatTAAGGAACTGGAAGCCTCCAAG GTTAGAGAGCTGAATCACTATTTGGAAGCAGAGAAGTCTTGTAGGACTGATCTGGAGATGTATGTGGCTGTCCTGAACACCCAGAAGTCTGTCTTACAGGAAGATGCAGAGAAGCTTCGGAAAGAGCTGCATGAAG TTTGCCACCTGCTGGAGCAGGAGCGGCAGCAGCACAACCAACTCAAACATACCTGGCAGAGGGCCAACGACCAGTTCCTGGAGTCCCAGCGGTTGCTTATGAGAGATATGCAGCGCCTGGAGGTGGTGCTCACCTCGGAGCAGCTGCGGCAAGTGGAGGAGAGCAAGAAGAGAGATCAG GAGGAAGATGAACAGGAAAGAGTGAACCAGAGGAAGGAGCCTGAGAAGACGGACACGGAAGAGGAGGTCAAGGTTCCCATGGTCTTTGCTCTGACACAGGATGAGGTGTTCCCTCACTCTGAGGAG GAACATTTAGATAGTATGCATGGCTCAGTCCATTCATTAGACGCTGACTTGCTGCTACCAGCGGGCGATCCGTTCAGCAAACCAGACAGCGACATGTTTAAAGATGGACTTCGGAGGGCACAGTCCACAGACAGCCTGGGAACCTCGGGATCATTACAGTCCAAAACTTTGGGGTATAACAACAAAGCAAAGTCTGCTGGGAACCTTGATGAATCTGATTTCGGACCACTGGTGGGAGCAGATTCAGTGTCAGAGAACTTTGATACAGCCTCTCTGGGATCCCTGCAGATGCCAAGTGGGTTTATGTTGACCAAAGATCAAGAAAAGGCCATCAAGGCCATGACTCCTGAACAGGAAGAGACGGCCTCGCTCCTCTCCAGCGTCACCCAAGGGGTTGAGAGTGCATATGTGTCTCCGAGTGGCTACCGCCTCGTCAGTGAGACAGAATGGAATCTCTTGCAGAAGGAG GTACAGAACGCTGGGAACAAGCTTGGCCGGCGTTGTGACATGTGTTCCAACTATGAAAAGCAGCTGCAAGGCATCCAGACCCAGGAGGCAGAGACCAGAGACCAG GTGAAAAAGCTTCAGGTGATGCTCAGGCAAGCCAATGACCAGCTGGAGAAGACAGCCAAGGACAAGCGAGAGCTGGAAGAGCTGATGAGGCAAAGCTCGGAGGAGTCGGGGCGTCAG ATCTCGGCCCTGGCACTCAGAACCCACGAGTCAGAGCTTGTGCTGGGTGAGCTTCAGCAAGCATTGTCACAGGCGCAGAGGAGTGCACAAGAACAGATG TCGCGGGAGCAGGTGTCAGAGGAGCTGGCCAGGTTGCAGAAGGAGAATGAAAGCCTGCAGGGGAAACATGGCCTCCACCTGGCCTTGCAGCAGGCTGAGGATTTTGTCCTCCCGGAGTCTGCAGAG GATCTGCAGGAGCTGGTGCTGAAGTACCGGGAGAACATGATCAGCGTGAGGACGGCCGCCGACCATGTGGAAGAAAAACTGAAGGCAGAAATCCTCTTTTTAAAGGAACAGATACAAGCTGAGCAATGTTTAAAGGAAAACCTGGAGGAGACTCTGCAGCTGGAGATAGAGACTTGCAAGGAGGAAATTG CTTCCATCTCTAGCCTGAAAGCGGAGTTGGAGAGGACCAAGGCAGACAAGGAGCAG CTGGAATCCACCTTACGAGAGAGTACAGAGCAGCTCGCGAGCCTTCGGGAAATGGAGATGAATTTGGGGGAGCAGCTGAAGAGAGAAACTGTGGCCAAG ACAAATGTGGAGCAGCTGATGTTTGAGGAAAAGAACAAAGCTCAGCGTCTGCAGACAGAATTGGATGTTAGTGAACAGGTGCAGAGAGACTTTGTCAAACTGTCCCAGACTCTGCAG GTCCAGCTAGAGCGGATCCGGCAGGCAGACTCCTTGGAGAGAATCCGGGCCATCTTGAATGACACAAAACTGACAGACATTAACCAGCTTCCTGAGACATGA